One part of the Arabidopsis thaliana chromosome 4, partial sequence genome encodes these proteins:
- a CDS encoding uncharacterized protein (unknown protein; FUNCTIONS IN: molecular_function unknown; INVOLVED IN: biological_process unknown; LOCATED IN: endomembrane system; Has 30201 Blast hits to 17322 proteins in 780 species: Archae - 12; Bacteria - 1396; Metazoa - 17338; Fungi - 3422; Plants - 5037; Viruses - 0; Other Eukaryotes - 2996 (source: NCBI BLink).), translated as MEDLVLMKQSLLKSFIVSLILTLVFLISPSSSSSNQETRVSSTQKTEAYLNGYESPHQLVYIKKTTPFILNQRLQRDNHRRRRYNHQYYYYYRHTLRHRRGLHHRAGYFKMMAKKNNGLNRPVRQDTFSVMLPKGFVPPSGSSPCHNQNPNSATTLFCDLSTQP; from the coding sequence ATGgaagatttggttttgatgaaaCAGAGTCTTCTAAAAAGCTTCATCGTCTCTCTTATTCTCACTCTCGTCTTCCTCAtctcaccatcatcatcatcttcgaatcaagaaacaagagtatcatcaacacaaaaaaCGGAAGCTTATCTCAACGGTTACGAATCACCGCACCAACTCGTCTACATCAAGAAAACGACACCGTTTATCTTGAACCAGCGGTTGCAACGAGACAACCACCGTCGTCGTCGTTACAATCACcaatactactactactatcGACATACTCTTCGTCATCGCCGTGGTCTTCATCATCGTGCTGGCTACTTCAAGATGATGGCCAAGAAGAATAACGGTTTAAACCGTCCGGTTCGACAGGATACTTTCTCGGTTATGCTTCCCAAAGGATTCGTACCTCCTTCCGGTTCATCTCCATGCCATAACCAGAACCCTAATTCCGCTACTACTCTCTTTTGCGATCTTTCTACACAACCCTAG
- a CDS encoding uncharacterized protein (unknown protein; BEST Arabidopsis thaliana protein match is: unknown protein (TAIR:AT4G18320.2); Has 1807 Blast hits to 1807 proteins in 277 species: Archae - 0; Bacteria - 0; Metazoa - 736; Fungi - 347; Plants - 385; Viruses - 0; Other Eukaryotes - 339 (source: NCBI BLink).), whose protein sequence is MLSSHLSQICFSCRDSCENLPQDLFKRSTDLLNLNVAEAYLKEARFYDPVRERLHNRRYDQNLEEARFLGSTLGWVVMSDSIVGIPREDHQTFLYNPFTSQRYELPPLTIEDPHLKSVLRYGVLTGDPREDNTYACLVADSLHANLMAIGNTHPPSLHLYYVAKRNGEWDQNWSVTRIPTHNLPVVGSTIDSISPSADKISIIGWGHSFDFTFQSQDWNVTNINYTMEWNPFHGQSFDQIKHRLQIDPQTLDIIGTKTDRERVKNRIWFVINQIISHIDGVWVEVRA, encoded by the exons ATGCTGTCATCTCACTTGTctcaaatttgtttctcttgcaGGGATTCGTGTGAAAATTTGCCTCAAGATCTCTTCAAAAGATCTACAGATTTGCTTAACCTTAACGTTGCCGAAGCATACTTGAAGGAG GCCCGTTTCTACGACCCTGTGAGAGAGAGGCTACACAATAGGAGGTATGACCAAAATCTTGAAGAGGCAAGATTCTTGGGATCAACATTGGGTTGGGTTGTTATGTCCGACTCCATTGTCGGAATCCCACGCGAAGACCACCAAACTTTCCTATACAACCCTTTCACTTCACAACGGTACGAACTACCCCCTCTCACTATTGAAGACCCACATCTCAAGAGTGTGCTCCGTTACGGTGTTCTCACCGGAGATCCACGTGAAGACAACACTTATGCTTGTCTCGTCGCCGATAGCCTTCACGCTAATCTTATGGCGATAGGGAATACGCATCCTCCTAGTCTACATTTATATTATGTAGCCAAGAGGAACGGAGAATGGGATCAGAACTGGTCAGTGACTCGTATCCCTACCCATAACCTTCCAGTTGTTGGTTCGACAATAGATTCCATCTCCCCATCTGCGgacaaaatatcaattatagGATGGGGCCATAGTTTTGACTTCACCTTCCAAAGCCAAGATTGGAATGTcacaaatatcaattatacCATGGAATGGAATCCTTTCCACGGCCAATCTTTTGATCAGATCAAACATCGACTTCAGATAGATCCACAAACTCTAGACATCATCGGCACTAAAACTGATCGCGAAAGAGTGAAAAACCGCATTTGGTTTGTTATAAACCAAATCATTTCCCACATTGACGGAGTTTGGGTTGAGGTTCGCGCTTAG
- a CDS encoding Trimeric LpxA-like enzyme (Trimeric LpxA-like enzyme; FUNCTIONS IN: binding, transferase activity, translation initiation factor activity, nucleotidyltransferase activity; INVOLVED IN: biosynthetic process, regulation of translational initiation; EXPRESSED IN: 23 plant structures; EXPRESSED DURING: 13 growth stages; CONTAINS InterPro DOMAIN/s: Trimeric LpxA-like (InterPro:IPR011004), eIF4-gamma/eIF5/eIF2-epsilon (InterPro:IPR003307), Armadillo-type fold (InterPro:IPR016024), Nucleotidyl transferase (InterPro:IPR005835); BEST Arabidopsis thaliana protein match is: Trimeric LpxA-like enzyme (TAIR:AT2G34970.1); Has 1807 Blast hits to 1807 proteins in 277 species: Archae - 0; Bacteria - 0; Metazoa - 736; Fungi - 347; Plants - 385; Viruses - 0; Other Eukaryotes - 339 (source: NCBI BLink).): MGAQKKPAAAKVREDSEDLSRQRLQAILLADSFTTQFRSITLERPKVLLPIVNIPMIDYTLAWLESAGIEEVFVFCCAHSSQIIDYLKKSEWYTRPNPNLLVRTIVSHNSTSVGDALRYIYEQQTETSQIQGDFVLVSGDTVSNMPLADLIQQHRDRKKKDEKAIMTMVFKKQSRLGIGSDQLFVAVDPLTKQLLHYEECNSRGGDFCLDKSLLDSTVLCSDMQDCYIDICSPEVLSLFEDNFDYQHMRRHFVNGLLVDDIMGYKIFTHEIQSSCYAARIDNLRSYDTVSKDIIQRWTYPYVPNIDFSGNRPVKLGRRGIYRASDAVQSHTADVGASTVIGYGTKIGNGGKIYNSVIGNGCCIGSNVVIQGSYIWNNVTIEDGCEIRNAIVCDGVKVRAGAVLQPGVVLSFSVVVGRDFVVPAYSKVSLLQQPTTEDSDEELEYADSSSGTADHSSGLNNLQIESKASELGPDGAGYIWEICDSAHDEEWKHSVVPIPMDKLADITGAMDDDDIEDDIVVPPSGELKSDTDIINTDANDSYGDFEREVEEEFLSAVEKDNKADIVIPLINSHRLAYNMDSADCAGAVFYSMMRLAVKSPHNSATELYRNAMGVITKWKGVLGFYLKQTDAQIEVIMKFEEMCQESEELSPLFAKLLPFLYDKDVVQEDAILRWGEEKAGADDCDKVYLNKCESFIKWLKEASEEEEEDS; this comes from the coding sequence ATGGGTGCTCAGAAGAAACCCGCGGCGGCTAAGGTTCGTGAGGATTCAGAGGATCTAAGTCGTCAACGATTACAAGCCATTCTTCTAGCCGACAGCTTCACCACTCAATTCCGTTCCATAACCCTAGAACGACCAAAGGTACTATTGCCGATAGTGAACATCCCGATGATTGATTACACTTTAGCATGGCTCGAATCAGCTGGGATCGAAGAGgtttttgtgttctgttgtgcTCATTCGTCGCAGATCATCGATTACCTGAAGAAATCGGAATGGTACACACGCCCAAACCCAAACTTGTTGGTGAGAACGATAGTGTCTCACAATTCCACCAGTGTTGGAGATGCTCTGCGTTATATCTATGAACAACAGACAGAGACGTCGCAGATTCAAGgtgattttgttcttgttagtGGTGATACTGTTAGTAATATGCCACTTGCTGATTTGATTCAACAACATAGAgataggaagaagaaagatgagaaagCTATCATGACTATGGTTTTTAAGAAGCAGTCTAGACTAGGAATAGGATCTGATCAACTCTTTGTTGCAGTAGATCCTTTAACGAAACAGCTTCTTCATTACGAGGAATGTAATTCGAGAGGCGGGGACTTTTGCTTAGATAAGTCCTTGTTGGATAGTACTGTTTTATGCAGTGATATGCAGGATTGTTACATTGACATTTGTTCTCCTGAGGTGCTTAGTCTCTTTGAGGATAACTTTGATTATCAGCATATGCGCCGTCATTTTGTTAATGGTTTGCTTGTTGATGATATTATGGGTTACAAGATTTTCACTCATGAGATTCAGTCGAGTTGTTATGCTGCAAGGATCGACAATTTACGGAGCTATGACACTGTTAGCAAGGATATAATCCAGAGGTGGACATACCCGTACGTACCTAATATCGATTTCAGCGGGAATCGCCCTGTAAAGCTCGGGAGACGGGGGATATACCGGGCTTCTGATGCAGTTCAATCACACACTGCAGATGTTGGAGCTTCCACTGTCATTGGATATGGCACCAAAATTGGTAATGGAGGTAAAATCTATAACTCTGTTATTGGGAACGGATGTTGTATTGGATCAAATGTGGTGATACAAGGCTCATACATATGGAACAATGTTACGATTGAAGATGGGTGTGAGATAAGGAACGCTATTGTCTGTGATGGTGTGAAAGTCAGAGCAGGAGCTGTTCTGCAGCCTGGTGTTGTTTTGTCTTTCAGTGTTGTAGTTGGGCGGGACTTTGTTGTACCTGCATATTCAAAGGTCTCTTTACTTCAACAGCCAACTACAGAAGACAGCGATGAAGAGCTGGAATATGCTGATAGTAGCAGCGGGACTGCAGATCATTCGTCAGGCCTAAATAATTTGCAAATTGAGTCCAAAGCATCTGAGCTTGGTCCTGATGGAGCAGGTTACATCTGGGAAATATGTGACAGCGCTCATGATGAGGAGTGGAAACATTCTGTTGTACCAATCCCCATGGATAAACTTGCCGATATCACTGGGGCCATGGACGATGATGACATAGAGGATGACATTGTTGTCCCACCTTCTGGAGAGTTGAAATCTGATACTGATATTATTAACACTGATGCAAATGATTCCTATGGCGACTTTGAGagagaggttgaagaagaattcTTAAGTGCCGTTGAAAAGGATAACAAAGCGGACATTGTAATTCCTTTGATTAACTCACACCGGTTGGCGTACAACATGGACTCTGCAGATTGTGCTGGAGCAGTATTCTACTCTATGATGAGACTGGCAGTAAAGAGTCCACATAATTCTGCTACTGAATTGTACAGAAACGCGATGGGTGTCATAACTAAATGGAAGGGAGTTCTTGGGTTCTATTTAAAGCAAACTGATGCACAGATAGAAGTGATAATGAAATTCGAAGAGATGTGTCAGGAATCTGAAGAGTTGAGCCCTTTGTTTGCTAAACTTCTGCCTTTTCTGTATGACAAAGACGTGGTGCAAGAAGATGCGATCTTGAGATGGGGGGAAGAGAAAGCAGGAGCAGACGATTGTGACAAAGTTTATCTGAATAAATGTGAGTCATTCATAAAGTGGCTCAAGGAAGCAtctgaggaggaagaagaagatagttaG
- a CDS encoding Translation elongation factor EF1A/initiation factor IF2gamma family protein (Translation elongation factor EF1A/initiation factor IF2gamma family protein; FUNCTIONS IN: GTP binding, GTPase activity, translation initiation factor activity; INVOLVED IN: translational initiation; CONTAINS InterPro DOMAIN/s: Protein synthesis factor, GTP-binding (InterPro:IPR000795), Translation elongation/initiation factor/Ribosomal, beta-barrel (InterPro:IPR009000); BEST Arabidopsis thaliana protein match is: eukaryotic translation initiation factor 2 gamma subunit (TAIR:AT1G04170.1); Has 30201 Blast hits to 17322 proteins in 780 species: Archae - 12; Bacteria - 1396; Metazoa - 17338; Fungi - 3422; Plants - 5037; Viruses - 0; Other Eukaryotes - 2996 (source: NCBI BLink).), whose product MVQSVLISRNKGLAEQDLTKLDVTKLHPLFPEVISRQATINIGTIGHVAHGKSTIVKAISGVQTVRFKNELERNITIKLGYANAKIYKCEDDKCPRPMCYKSYGSGKEDNPTCDVPGFENCKMTLRRHVSCVDCPGHDILMATMLNGAAIVDGALLLIAANESCPQPQTAEHLASVDMMRLKHIIILQNKIDLINEKAATEQHEAIQKFITNTNAEDAPIVPVSAQLKYNIDVVSEYIVKKIPIPVRDFVSPPKMIVIRSFDVNKPGSAGHEMKGGVAGGSILQ is encoded by the exons ATGGTTCAATCTGTGTTAATTTCGCGTAACAAGGGTTTGGCGGAGCAAGATCTAACTAAGCTTGATGTAACAAAGTTACATCCTCTGTTTCCTGAAGTCATTTCTCGCCAAGCAACCATAAATATCG GAACCATTGGTCATGTCGCTCACGGTAAATCGACTATAGTGAAAGCTATCTCTGGTGTTCAGACTGTGCGTTTTAAGAATGAATTAGAGCGTAACATTACCATTAAGCTTGGTTATGCAAATGCAAAGATTTACAAGTGTGAGGATGACAAGTGCCCTAGACCAATGTGCTACAA GTCATATGGGAGTGGAAAAGAAGACAACCCAACTTGTGATGTCCCCGGATTTGAGAATTGCAAGATGACACTACGGAGACATGTCTCATGTGTCGATTGTCCG GGACATGATATTCTTATGGCGACAATGCTCAATGGAGCAGCAATCGTGGATGGTGCTTTACTTCTAATTGCTGCTAACGAGAGTTGTCCACAACCACAAACCGCTGAACATCTTGCTTCTGTTGATATGATGCGCCTTAAGCATATCATAATCCTTCAGAACAAGATTGATCTCATTAATGAGAAAGCCGCCACTGAACAGCACGAGGCTATTCAGAAATTTATAACG AACACGAATGCTGAGGATGCACCTATAGTTCCTGTCTCAGCACAACTGAAATACAACATTGATGTTGTGAGTGAATACATTGTCAAGAAGATTCCAATCCCTGTGAGAGACTTTGTGTCACCACCAAAGATGATTGTGATTCGTTCTTTCGATGTCAATAAACCTGGCTCGGCGGGTCATGAAATGAAAGGTGGTGTTGCTGGTGGAAGTATCCTCCAG TGA
- a CDS encoding Translation elongation factor EF1A/initiation factor IF2gamma family protein (Translation elongation factor EF1A/initiation factor IF2gamma family protein; FUNCTIONS IN: GTP binding, GTPase activity, translation initiation factor activity; INVOLVED IN: translational initiation; CONTAINS InterPro DOMAIN/s: Translation elongation factor EFTu/EF1A, domain 2 (InterPro:IPR004161), Translation elongation factor EF1A/initiation factor IF2gamma, C-terminal (InterPro:IPR009001), Initiation factor eIF2 gamma, C-terminal (InterPro:IPR015256), Protein synthesis factor, GTP-binding (InterPro:IPR000795), Translation elongation/initiation factor/Ribosomal, beta-barrel (InterPro:IPR009000); BEST Arabidopsis thaliana protein match is: eukaryotic translation initiation factor 2 gamma subunit (TAIR:AT1G04170.1); Has 35333 Blast hits to 34131 proteins in 2444 species: Archae - 798; Bacteria - 22429; Metazoa - 974; Fungi - 991; Plants - 531; Viruses - 0; Other Eukaryotes - 9610 (source: NCBI BLink).), producing the protein MVQSVLISRNKGLAEQDLTKLDVTKLHPLFPEVISRQATINIGTIGHVAHGKSTIVKAISGVQTVRFKNELERNITIKLGYANAKIYKCEDDKCPRPMCYKSYGSGKEDNPTCDVPGFENCKMTLRRHVSCVDCPGHDILMATMLNGAAIVDGALLLIAANESCPQPQTAEHLASVDMMRLKHIIILQNKIDLINEKAATEQHEAIQKFITNTNAEDAPIVPVSAQLKYNIDVVSEYIVKKIPIPVRDFVSPPKMIVIRSFDVNKPGSAGHEMKGGVAGGSILQGVLKVNQLIEIRPGITGKDEHGNSKCTPIYSRITSLYAEQNELQFAVPGGLIGVGTTMDPTLTRADRLVGQVLGEMGTLPDVFVELEVSYQLLTRLIGVRTKEKEKQMKVSKLTKEEILMVNIGSMSTGAKVIGVKKDMVKLQLTSPVCTTIGEKVALSRRVDRHWRLIGKGQIMAGTTIDVPPPPF; encoded by the exons ATGGTTCAATCTGTGTTAATTTCGCGTAACAAGGGTTTGGCGGAGCAAGATCTAACTAAGCTTGATGTAACAAAGTTACATCCTCTGTTTCCTGAAGTCATTTCTCGCCAAGCAACCATAAATATCG GAACCATTGGTCATGTCGCTCACGGTAAATCGACTATAGTGAAAGCTATCTCTGGTGTTCAGACTGTGCGTTTTAAGAATGAATTAGAGCGTAACATTACCATTAAGCTTGGTTATGCAAATGCAAAGATTTACAAGTGTGAGGATGACAAGTGCCCTAGACCAATGTGCTACAA GTCATATGGGAGTGGAAAAGAAGACAACCCAACTTGTGATGTCCCCGGATTTGAGAATTGCAAGATGACACTACGGAGACATGTCTCATGTGTCGATTGTCCG GGACATGATATTCTTATGGCGACAATGCTCAATGGAGCAGCAATCGTGGATGGTGCTTTACTTCTAATTGCTGCTAACGAGAGTTGTCCACAACCACAAACCGCTGAACATCTTGCTTCTGTTGATATGATGCGCCTTAAGCATATCATAATCCTTCAGAACAAGATTGATCTCATTAATGAGAAAGCCGCCACTGAACAGCACGAGGCTATTCAGAAATTTATAACG AACACGAATGCTGAGGATGCACCTATAGTTCCTGTCTCAGCACAACTGAAATACAACATTGATGTTGTGAGTGAATACATTGTCAAGAAGATTCCAATCCCTGTGAGAGACTTTGTGTCACCACCAAAGATGATTGTGATTCGTTCTTTCGATGTCAATAAACCTGGCTCGGCGGGTCATGAAATGAAAGGTGGTGTTGCTGGTGGAAGTATCCTCCAG GGTGTTTTGAAAGTGAACCAACTGATTGAAATTAGACCTGGTATCACTGGCAAAGATGAGCATGGAAACTCAAAATGCACTCCAATTTACTCGCGTATAACTTCACTATACGCGGAACAGAACGAGCTTCAGTTTGCTGTACCGGGAGGTCTAATCGGAGTTGGAACAACCATGGACCCTACGCTTACGCGTGCTGATAGGTTGGTTGGTCAAGTCCTTGGTGAAATGGGTACTCTCCCTGACGTCTTTGTTGAGCTTGAAGTAAGTTACCAGCTTCTGACTCGTCTCATTGGAGTGAggacaaaggaaaaagagaagcaaatgAAAGTGTCAAAGCTAACCAAAGAAGAGATATTGATGGTGAACATCGGGTCTATGTCTACGGGAGCTAAGGTTATTGGAGTCAAGAAAGATATGGTGAAACTCCAACTGACGTCTCCGGTGTGTACCACCATAGGAGAGAAGGTTGCTTTAAGCCGACGTGTCGATAGGCATTGGCGTCTAATTGGTAAGGGTCAGATTATGGCTGGAACCACCATCGatgttcctcctcctcctttctAA
- a CDS encoding uncharacterized protein (unknown protein; FUNCTIONS IN: molecular_function unknown; INVOLVED IN: biological_process unknown; LOCATED IN: chloroplast; BEST Arabidopsis thaliana protein match is: unknown protein (TAIR:AT4G18310.1); Has 37 Blast hits to 37 proteins in 9 species: Archae - 0; Bacteria - 0; Metazoa - 0; Fungi - 0; Plants - 37; Viruses - 0; Other Eukaryotes - 0 (source: NCBI BLink).), with the protein MLSSHFSQICFSRRDSWGSLPQDLLRSSTNLLNPNFTEGGALRGVNTHWRNTFLSFREGGFVEERPWLLYRERGSRVAHFYDPVREELHHGKDPYLEGAKFLGSTLGWVVMSNSSAIHRRQDHQAFLYNPFTSQRYQLPLLTTDNPCVIRYGVLTGDPRQDNTYACLLADSFHENNHMVIAHMHAPSRQIYYVAKSNGDWDQNWSVTRIPTFNHPICGSTIDSLSPSVDKISIILWGHTLDFTFRTQNWNVSNTQENDTIEWNPFHGQSFDQIKHRLQIFPQTLDIIGTKTDRERVKNRTWGANNQIVSYTDGVWVEVRA; encoded by the coding sequence ATGCTCTCATCTCACTTCTctcaaatttgtttctctcGCAGGGATTCATGGGGAAGTTTGCCTCAAGATCTCCTCAGAAGTTCTACAAATTTGCTTAACCCTAACTTTACCGAAGGTGGGGCACTAAGAGGTGTCAACACTCATTGGAGGAacacatttctttctttccgtGAAGGAGGTTTCGTAGAGGAAAGGCCGTGGTTGTTGTACCGTGAAAGGGGATCCCGAGTTGCCCATTTCTATGACCCTGTGAGAGAGGAGCTACATCATGGGAAAGACCCATATCTTGAAGGGGCCAAATTCTTAGGATCAACATTGGGTTGGGTTGTTATGTCCAACTCCAGTGCCATACACCGACGTCAAGACCACCAAGCTTTCTTATACAACCCGTTCACTTCACAACGGTACCAACTACCCCTTCTCACCACTGATAACCCATGTGTGATCCGTTACGGTGTGCTCACCGGAGATCCCCGTCAAGACAACACTTATGCTTGTCTCCTAGCCGATAGCTTTCACGAAAATAATCATATGGTGATAGCGCATATGCATGCTCCTAGTCGACAAATATATTATGTAGCCAAGAGTAACGGAGACTGGGATCAGAACTGGTCAGTGACTCGTATCCCTACCTTCAACCATCCAATTTGTGGTTCGACTATAGATTCCCTCTCCCCATCTGTGgacaaaatatcaattattttatgGGGCCATACTCTTGACTTCACCTTCCGAACCCAAAATTGGAATGTCTCAAATACTCAAGAGAATGATACCATCGAATGGAATCCTTTCCACGGCCAATCTTTTGATCAGATCAAACATCGACTTCAGATATTTCCACAAACTCTAGACATTATCGGCACTAAAACTGATCGCGAGAGAGTGAAAAACCGCACTTGGGGTGCTAACAACCAAATCGTTTCTTACACTGACGGAGTTTGGGTTGAGGTTCGCGCTTAG
- a CDS encoding uncharacterized protein (unknown protein; BEST Arabidopsis thaliana protein match is: unknown protein (TAIR:AT4G18310.1); Has 30201 Blast hits to 17322 proteins in 780 species: Archae - 12; Bacteria - 1396; Metazoa - 17338; Fungi - 3422; Plants - 5037; Viruses - 0; Other Eukaryotes - 2996 (source: NCBI BLink).): MDSWGSLPQDLLRSSTNLLNPNFTEGGALRGVNTHWRNTFLSFREGGFVEERPWLLYRERGSRVAHFYDPVREELHHGKDPYLEGAKFLGSTLGWVVMSNSSAIHRRQDHQAFLYNPFTSQRYQLPLLTTDNPCVIRYGVLTGDPRQDNTYACLLADSFHENNHMVIAHMHAPSRQIYYVAKSNGDWDQNWSVTRIPTFNHPICGSTIDSLSPSVDKISIILWGHTLDFTFRTQNWNVSNTQENDTIEWNPFHGQSFDQIKHRLQIFPQTLDIIGTKTDRERVKNRTWGANNQIVSYTDGVWVEVRA, translated from the exons AT GGATTCATGGGGAAGTTTGCCTCAAGATCTCCTCAGAAGTTCTACAAATTTGCTTAACCCTAACTTTACCGAAGGTGGGGCACTAAGAGGTGTCAACACTCATTGGAGGAacacatttctttctttccgtGAAGGAGGTTTCGTAGAGGAAAGGCCGTGGTTGTTGTACCGTGAAAGGGGATCCCGAGTTGCCCATTTCTATGACCCTGTGAGAGAGGAGCTACATCATGGGAAAGACCCATATCTTGAAGGGGCCAAATTCTTAGGATCAACATTGGGTTGGGTTGTTATGTCCAACTCCAGTGCCATACACCGACGTCAAGACCACCAAGCTTTCTTATACAACCCGTTCACTTCACAACGGTACCAACTACCCCTTCTCACCACTGATAACCCATGTGTGATCCGTTACGGTGTGCTCACCGGAGATCCCCGTCAAGACAACACTTATGCTTGTCTCCTAGCCGATAGCTTTCACGAAAATAATCATATGGTGATAGCGCATATGCATGCTCCTAGTCGACAAATATATTATGTAGCCAAGAGTAACGGAGACTGGGATCAGAACTGGTCAGTGACTCGTATCCCTACCTTCAACCATCCAATTTGTGGTTCGACTATAGATTCCCTCTCCCCATCTGTGgacaaaatatcaattattttatgGGGCCATACTCTTGACTTCACCTTCCGAACCCAAAATTGGAATGTCTCAAATACTCAAGAGAATGATACCATCGAATGGAATCCTTTCCACGGCCAATCTTTTGATCAGATCAAACATCGACTTCAGATATTTCCACAAACTCTAGACATTATCGGCACTAAAACTGATCGCGAGAGAGTGAAAAACCGCACTTGGGGTGCTAACAACCAAATCGTTTCTTACACTGACGGAGTTTGGGTTGAGGTTCGCGCTTAG